The sequence CCCGGTGGACGGTGCGCCGGCTGCCGTCGCGGTGCGGATCTGTCGTACCTGCCCGGTGCGCCGTGAGTGCATCGCCGACGATCTGGCGTTCCCGTTCCCGGCCGGGGTCCGTGCCGGTCTGGACGCGGACGTCCGGGAGCCGCTGAACGCCGCCTACGTCGACTACCGGACTGTCGTCGCGACCCGGTACGAGGTGCTGCGCCGCGCCGCGACTCGTGCCAACGGTCTCGCGGTGCGGGTCCTCGCGGACGCGCTGGCGGCTGAGGCCGACGCGGTGGCCGGGTACGCCGTGGCGCTTGCGCTCACGGTTCCGCCCGCCGAGTGGACCGCAGCCCGTGACGCCTACACCGCGGCGATCGCCGCCCGCCGGTCCGCCGAGGCGGCTGCTGGTAGGTCGGCGGGTACGGCGCGGATCGACCGGGCGTGGGTGCGGCTGCTCGCCGCCGCGCACCGCCTGGCCCTCATCACCACCGCGGCCCCGGCCGCGCTCGCTGTCCCGTCGTCGCTGGCAGGTGCGGCGTGATCCACGACCTGACGGCGGACGAGCTGGACGCGGCCCGCGTCGAACTGTTCCGCGTTGCCGGCGAGACCCCGGGCGGCGCCGACGATTTCCGCTGGGCCCGCCGCTACCGCGCGGCCCTGTCGAGGCTCGCCCACGCAGTGAACCTGCAACGGTCCTTCCCGGGCGACGACTGGCCCGAAGACCGGGTCCGTGAGGGCCTGGCCATGCACGCCGCGATCGACGCCGACGAACCCGGCCGGGTGTCACTGGCGATCTGGAGCTTCACCACCGAGCACACCGGCTACGGCACCCCGGCCCAACGCCGCGCCCGCCTCGCCGAGCTGCGCGCCGCGAAGGCCGCCGACCTCGCCCGCGCCGAACACCACACCACCACCGCCCCCGACGACGACGTCGCCAGCTTCTGGGCCGCCCGAGTCACGACCCTGGCCGGCGAGCTGGCCCGCATCGACACCACCCTGGCCACCGTCCCCAACTCGTCTGTCCCGTCGTTGCTGGAAGGTGCGGCATGAGCTGGACCGAGGACCGCCGCGCCGACCGCAACGCGGCCCGCGAGCAGGACCGCGCCGACCGCCGGGCGCACGATGAGCAGGCCCTCGCGCTGCGCCGGCTCGCCGGTGAGCAGGCCCTCGCCGCCGCCCGCCAGGCCGGCGACCTCGCCGCCCACAAGCAGGCCACCCGCGCGGCCGGTCGTCAGGCTCGCCGCGCCGAGGCCCGCAAGACCCGAGCCGCGGCCGCCGGCTGGCTCGCCGGTCATCTCGCCGAGCTGCTCGTCTACCCGCTCGCGCTGGTGTCCGCCGTGCTGGCGGTCCCGGCGATGGCCGCCTACGGCCGGACCCTTTACGGGCCGACCGGGTTCGCGCTCTCGATCCTCTCGGAGCTGGGCGGGTGGGCGTTCGCGTTCGCGGTCCAGGCGTCGCGGCATCGTCACCCCGACCGGCCGACCGGCATGCTGACCGCCGGTATCGGGGTCTTCGCGCTGGTGGGTGCGGCGCTGAACTTCGCCCACGGCTCGACCGTCCCGGGCGGGTCGCCCGTGCATGGCGTGGTGATGGCGGTCGTCTCGGTCGCCGGGATCGTGGCTCACCAGCTTGTCGTCGCCGCGCCGCCGCGGTCGCGCGCCGAGCGGGCCGCCGCCCGCCGGACCCGCCGTGAGGCCGATCGGATCGAGCGGGCGCAGCGCCTCGCGGCCCGCGCGTCGGTCATCGAGATCGACCCCGACGGCACCGCCCGGCTCGTCTACCCGGCCGGCGCCTACACCCTGCGCCGCCGGCTCACCCCCATCAGCACCCCGACCGCCCCGGCCGACCGGTCCCGGCGCCGTGGCTCCCGTACCAACCCGCCGGCCGCCGAGACCGTGGCTCCGGAGCCAGTCGCGGACGTGGCTCCGGTGCCGGCGGTCCCGTCCGCGCGCCGCCCGGCCGGGGCCACCCGGCCGGGCGGCTCCGGAGCCACCCGCCCCGACCGTGGCGCCGGTCGCCGTGAGATCGCCCGTCTCTACGCCGCCGTGCCCGCCGACGACACCCGCTCGGGCCGTCAGCTCGCCGCCGACCTCGCCGCCCAGGCGGGCCTGTCGACCGCGACCGCGCGCCGCTACATCGCCGACCTCCACAAGCCCACCCCCACCCCCGCCGAATCGTCTGTTCCCGCGACCGTGGGAGGTGCCTCATGACCGACCCCAACCAGACCCGCCACACCGACCCCACGACCCCGCCGACCGGCGTCGTCCTGCCCGGCCCCTGGACCCCCGAAGTCCCGACCGGCACCGACCCGACCACCCGTGACCGTGACACCGCCGCCCCGCCGGCCGCCGAGCTTGACGACGACGCGGCACCGGGCGAGGTGCTGGAAGGCGACGTCCTCGGTTCGGCGGGGATGGAGGTCTACCGCCCCCGCGCGGTGGCGGTGTCCCGAGACGTGGCGTCGCGGACGTGGATCGTGGTGACCGGGGTGCGTACGGTCGCCACGCACCCGCAGACCAGGACCGGCGCGAAGCTGGTCGCCCGCAATCTGTGGTACCCGGTCGCCGGGGCCGGTGTGGCCTACGGCAGGTGGCGCGACACGCACGGGGCGTCGCGGTATGAGCGGCAGATGCGCCGCGCGGAGATCGCGGGCGATCAGGAGAGCCTGCGCGAGTGGGAGGCCCGCGACGTCGCCGAGAAGCAGCGCCGCCACGACCGGGTGATGGACTGGGTCCGTTCGCCCGTCGACCTGCTGCGGGCCGCCGCGGCGGGCCTGGCCGGGTTCGCCGCGCTGTTGCTCGTGCTCGGTGTGGTTCTCGCGCTGGGCCACCACGATCCCGGCTACGTGCTGGCCCCGATCGTCGGGGTGATCGCCCTGGTGACGTTCGTGTGCTGGTTCCTCGCCGCCTACGGCGCGCTCCTGCTGCTCGCCGCGACCGGCGGTGTCGGCGCGTGGCTGTGGCATCTGGGCCGTTCCCGTTCCGAGCTGCCCGCCTGGGTGTCGGCCACCACGCCCGACGGCGGTGGCGGCCGGGACGTGATCCCGGACGAGCGGGCGATCACGAACGCGCTGCGCAACCTCAACCTGCCGGCGCTGAACAAGAAGTTCCGCGAGGGCTGGACCCCGCGGTGGCTCGACGCGCCGGCCCACGACGGGAAGGGCTGGCACTCCCGGCTCCTGCTGCCCGAGGGCGTCACCGTGGAGATGATCGTCAACAGCAAGCGGGTGCTCGCGCACAACCTGCTGCGCCTGCCGGTGGAGGTGTGGCCGACCGAGCCCCGCGACAAGCCCGGCGTCCTGGACCTGTGGGTCGCCGACCAAGGCAGCCTGACCAAGCCCGTCGCGCCCTGGCCGCTGCTCACCACCGGCACCGCGGACTACTTCAAGGGCGTGCCGGTCGGGGTCGACCCGCGCGGGAACGTCGTGCTCGGCCGGCTGTTCCAGGCCAACTGGGGCGTCGCCGGGATGATGGGCTCCGGCAAATCCACCCTGATCATCACCGCCCTGTTGGGGGCGATCCTCGACCCGCTCGTCGAGATCGACGTCTACTGCATGGCCGTCAACGCCGACTACGACCCGCTGCGACCCCGGCTACGGACCCTGTTCGTCTCGGACGACCCGGACGAGATCCCGACCGTCCTCGCCGCTTTGAAGCAGCTCATGTCCGAGCTGTCCGACCGCGGCCGCAAGCTCTCCGCGGCCGGGGAGCCGAAGCTCACCCGGCGTCTGGCCGAGGCCGATCCGAGCATGCGGCCCCGGGTCGTGGTGATCGACGAGTGCCAGGAACTGTTCGTCTCCGACGTCGGCGAGGAAGCCGCCGAACTCGTCGAGAAGATCGTCGCCAAGGCCCGCAAGTACGGCGTCACCCTGATCTTCGCCACACCCGTCCCGTCGGCGGACTCGCTGCCCCGCAAGGTCGCCAAGGTGCTGTCCAACCGGGCGTGCTTCGCGATCGGTGACCACCAGGGCAACGACGCGATCCTGGGCACCGGCAAGCACCGCGCCGGGATCTCCGCGACGACGCTGCGCCCGATGACCGTCGAGGCTGACGGCACCGTCGACCTCGGTGACCTCGGCACCGCGATGACCTCCGGGTTCACCCCCGCCGACGGCCTGTTGCGCTGCTTCTACGTCCGCCGCGGCGACGGCATCGACGACGTCACCCCCGTCGTGGAGCGGGCCCTGGCCATGGTCGACAACCCACCAGCCCCCGCCGACGACGGGCCGGAGCAGGTCGAGCACGTCGACCCGCTCGCCGACATCGTCGCCGTGATCCGCGCCGCCGGACCGGACCCGATCATGCCCACCCTGGAAGTCCTCGCCGGCCTGGCCGCGCTGCGCCCGCAGCTCTACCGAGGGTGGACGTTCGAACGGCTCCGCGAGGAACTCCCCGACTCCGCCCGGCCCTACAAGACCCGCGGCCGGATGTCCGTCAACGCCGAGCGGGTCGCCGCCGCCATGGCCGACCGCGACACCGACCCCGCCGACGAAACAGCCGACGAGTTCGACACAGCGTGACCAGCGGCGTGAGGGAACCCGCGAGGGAGGACCGAGGGACCGAGGGAGTTCTCCCTCGCCGAGTCCCTCGCCGCCTCCCCCGGCCTGGCACCGCCGTCTAGCAGCGCGAACAGCCCCAGGCCACACCCCCAGGGGAGCCAAGGGACCCGAGGGACCCGACCCCACAACCGGCCCACTCACACCCCGAAACCGGGATCGAGACGCCCTCCCGCGCCTCCCTCCCCTCCCCACCCACACCCACCCACCATCACACAGCGTGACAGAACGGAGAACCTCCATGCGCCACCAGACCCGACTACGGCCCCGCGCCCGCTGGCCCTGGGCCCTCGCCGCCGCGGTCGGCCTGTTCCTCTGGGCCGCCGCGACCGCCCCGACGACGACAGCCGCCGACCTCGCCGTCGCCGGCCACGTCCTGACCCAGATCACCGCCGGCCTCGGCGAGTTCATCGCCGCCCTCTGAGCGCCGCCGACAGGACCCGACCGCAACCCCCGAAAGGTCAAGACCATGCAGTGCATCAACTGCGGCGCCGACGTCGTGGCCGGCACGTGCACCAACACGGCGTGTCCGCTGTCCCGGACCAACCCGAGGAACCGTCCGCAGAGCGCCTTCCAGGCAACGGCGCGGAGCGTGCTCGGCTTCGTCCTCGCGGGCAACGCCTGGCACGGCCATCGGTGAGCGCCGACCCGGCCACCTTCGCCACGCTCGCGGCGACCGCCTACGCCGCGCACACCCTGGCCGATCACGTCCTCGGTCAGACCGACCGGCAGGCCGCGCTCAAAGCCACCGCCGGCCCCGCCGGCTGGGCCGCGCTCGCCCGCCACATCGGCGGCTACCACCTGATCCTGACCGCCATGTCCGCCGCCGCCGTCGCCGCGTTCGGCCTGCCGATCAGCCCGACCGGCGCCGCTGCCGGCCTCGCGCTCTCCGCCGCGACACACGCGCTGTGGGACCGGCGGACCCCGGTCCGCTGGGTCCTGGAACACACCGGCGCCCGCCAGTTCGCCCAGCTCGCCGACCACGGACTCAACGGCCTCTACCTGTCAGACCAGGCGCTGCACACCGCCTGCCTGTGGGCCGCGGCCCTCGCCACCGTCGCCCTCTGACCCCCGCGCCCCGCCCAACCCACCTCGAAGGGAAGCCACATGCCCCCGCCGACGACCGACACCCCGGCCTACGCCTGCGTGCCCTGCCGCACCTCGTTCACCACCCCAGCCCAGCTCGTGGCGCACGTGAAGGCCGTCCACGCCGCCACGCTCCAGCGTCCCCGGCCGACAACCCGCCGACCCGCCCGCCACCGCTAGATCCGCCCGGGGCGCGACGCCACTCCGCCAAGAACGTCGCCGCGCCCCGGCCCCCACCACCCACACAAGGACAGCAAGGGAGTCCCCATCATGGCGCACTACACGTGCCCCGACTGCCGCGTCACCTCCCAGAACGTCGCCACCCAGGCCGAGGCTGACCAGCTCCTCGCGACCCACCAGACCCACTTCTGCCGTCCCGCCCGCAAGACCACTGCCCGCCGAGACGGTCACCCGGCCGTGCCGGGCCTGCCGCGGCCCCGTCCCCATTCCGGCCGCCGACGCCGGCCTGGTCGCCGCGGACGGCGGGCCGCTGTGCGAGTCCTGCACCCACCAGACCTCCCTGTTCGACGACATCCCACCCGCCGCCACCCACACCCCAAGGAGCTGACCTGCCATGGCCGGTGAAACCACGATCACCGTCGTCGGGAACCTGACCGCCGACCCCGACTTCCGAGTGACCCCCAGCGGCGCCGCCGTCACCTCGTTCACCGTCGCGTCCACCCCCCGCACGCTCGACCGGGCGACGAACGAGTGGAAGGACGGGGAGCCGCTGTTCCTGCGCTGCTCGATCTGGCGCCAGCCCGCCGAGCACGTCGCCGACTCCCTGGCCAAGGGCATGCGCGTCATCGTCACCGGCCGGCTGCGCCAGCGCTCCTACGAGAAGGACGGCGTGAAGCGCACCGCCTTCGAGCTTGACGTCGACGAGATCGGCCCGTCGCTGCGCTACGCCACCACGAAGGTCACCCGCGCCGCCCGGGGCACCGGCCGCCCCACCACCGCCGAGGACGTGTTCGACATCGACCCGGCCGCCGCCGCGTGAGCGCCCGGCCCTGTCAGATCTGCCGCGTCCCCGCCGTGGTCGTGCTCGCCGACTCGACCGGAGACCAGCTCGACGTGTGCGCCACCCACCACCAGGACGCGCTACGCGCCTCCGACGGCGCGGTCCGCGGGATCGGCCTGACCACCACCATCCCCGCCCGCCTGCCTGCCTGCCACCGAGGCTGCCGCCCGCTGGCGCCGCACCTTCCGCACCGCCCGCTAACCGACCGCCCGCCCGCCGGCCCTGCCCCGCCGGCCCCACGCAACCACCGACCCGACGTGCAGGAGGTGACCGCCGCCCTATGACCACCGCCACGGCACCGCCTCCCGCCCTCACGCCCGAAACCGCCGCACGTCGCGCCGACGGCACCCTGGAAGCGTTCCGCGCCCAGCTCGACCGGGTCGCCGGCTGCACGCGACCCATCCGCCTGTCCGGCTGGAGCGGCCAGGCCGACACCCGCACCGGCGAGATCCGCCGCACCTTCGACTCGGCCACCCAACCCGACGGGACGATCCTGATCCCGTGCGGCAACCGCCGCGCGTCGGTCTGTCCGTCGTGCTCCTACACCTACGCGGGCGACGCCTGGCAGATCGTCCACAGCGGTCTGACCGGCGGCCGGGGCGTCCCCGCTGAGGTCGCCGAGCATCCGGGGCTGTTCGTCACGGTCACCGCGCCGAGCTTCGGCATGGTCCACACCCGCAACGCGGGCAAGGGCCGTCCCGCGCGGACCTGCCACCGCCTGAGCGGGACCTGCCCGCACGGCCAACCGGTCGGCTGCTGGCGCACCCACGACGACCCCGCCGACCCGCTACTGGGCCAGGCGCTGTGTCTGGCCTGCTACGACCTGACCGGCGCCGTGCTGTGGAACGCGACCGCGGCCCGGCTGTGGAAGCGGACCGTGGATCTCGCCTACCGGCGGATGGCCGCCCAGGTCGGCATGCCTGCGCTCGGCTACACCCGCCGCGACGGCACCCGCCGTGTCGGCCTGCGCGACCTGATCCGGATCTCGTATGTGAAGGTCGCCGAGGGCCAGCAACGCGCGCTGATCCATTACCACGCCGTCATGCGCCTCGACGGCTTCGACCGCGACAACCCCGACGCCTGGCCCCCACCGCCCGCTTGGGCGACCGGGAAACTCCTCGCCGCCTGCTGGCGATGGGCCGTCGAGCGCGCCCGCGAGCCGTGCCCGTCGCCGACCGGGGCCGGTGCGCATGACGCCCGGTGGGGCGAACAGCACGATGAGCAGCACATCGCCGTGGACGGCGGCGCCGAACTCGACGGCGACACCACGATGACGGGCCGCCGCCTGAGCCCGCAGGCCGTGGGGAACTACCTCGCGAAGTACACGACCAAGAGCGTCGCGGACGGCGGGGCCCTCGACCGGCCCATCCGCAAGACCGCCGACCTGTTCGCGGTCCTGCCGTTCCTCAACCCTCACCAGGCCGCGATGGTCAAGACCGCCTGGACGCTCGGCGGCCGGCGCCACCTCGAAGCGCTGCGGCTGCGCGCGAACGCCCACCAGTACGGCTACCGCGGGCACTGGCTGACGAAGTCGCGCCGCTACTCGACCACGTTCGGCGCGTGCCGGCAGGAACGCCGCGACTGGAACCGCACCCACGACAGCGCCGGCAACCCGCGCACGCCGCTCGACGCCTGGAACCGCCCACTCGAGAACGACACCGGCGACGAAGTCATCGCACTCGGCTCCTGGCGCTTCGAGGGCGCCGGCTACCGGCTCGCTGGTGACGCCCAGTTGGCCGCGATGGCGGCCGACCTCGCCCGGTCGCGGCGGGAGGCAGCCCGCGACGCCCGCGACACCGCCCGCCCTTCCTAGCCGCCGGGGCCACACCCCCCACCCGCCAAGCCGAAGGAGACCCCATGACCGTGGTGGCGTTCAGTCCGGACCGGCCGCCGGTATCCGTGTCCGAGTCCGAGTTCGACGCGATACGCGCGGCCCTGCACGCCGCGCTGGCCCGCCTGGACGACCTCGCCGCGAACGCGCGGCCAGTCCCGCCGCCGAGCCCGGCCGGCGCGCCGGTCCTGCTGACCGTGGAGGAAGCCGCGCGCCTGCTGCGGATCAGCCGGACCGTGCTCTACGACCTGATCGGCGACGGCGAGATCCCCGCCGTCCGGATCGGTCGGCTGCGCCGGCTGCGCCTGGCCGACGTCGAGACGTTCGCCGAGCGCCGCGTCGAACCGGGTGGAGGCAACCGTGCCGCGTAGGCGCCCTGAGGGCACCCGCGCGCCCAACGGCGCGTCCACGATCTACCTCGGCGCCGACGGGTCCTGGCACGGCCGGGTCACCGTCGGCGTCAAGGACAACGGCAAGCCCGACCGCCGCCACGTCCGCGGCAAGACCGAGACTGAGGCAATCGCGAAGGTCCGCAAGCTGGAGCGGGAGCGCGACAACGGCACCGTCCGCAAGCCCGGTCGACCCTGGACGGTCGCGCGCTGGCTGGAGCACTGGGTCGAGAACATCGCCGCCCCGTCGGTCAGCGAGAACACCATCGACGGCTACCGGGTCGCGGTCCGTGTCCACCTGGTGCCCGGCCTCGGCGCGCACCGGCTGGAGCGGCTGGAGCCTGAGCACGTCGAGTCGCTGATGGCCCGGATGCAGACCTCGGGCAGCGCGCCGGCCACCGCACACCAGGCGCTGCGGACGCTGCGGACGGCGCTCGGCGAGGCGGTCCGCCGGGGCCACGTCGGGCGCAACGTGGCCTCGCTGGCCAAGCCACCGCGGCTGACCGAGGCGGAGGTCGAGCCGTACTCGGTCGCGGAGGTGCAGCAGCTGCTGATGGAGGCCGCGAAGCGGCGCAACAGCGCGCGGTGGGTGCTCGCGCTCGCGCTCGGTCTGCGCCAGGGCGAGGCGCTCGGCCTGCGCTGGGCGGACGTCGATCTCGACGCCGGGGTCATCCGGGTGCGGCGCGGCCGGCTGCGCCCGAAGTACCGCCACGGCTGCGCGACCCCGTGCGGGCGCAAGGCCGGGTACTGCCGGGACCGCGTGCAGATCCGGAAGGACACCAAGGACACGAAGTCGCGCGCCGGTACCCGCTCGATCGGGCTACCCGACGAGCTGATCGAGATCCTGCGGCGACACAAGGACCGGCAGGACAAGGAGCGCGCCGAGGCCGGGAACCTGTGGCAGGACGGCGGGTGGCTGTTCGCGTCCGAGACGGGCCGGTTGCTCAACCCGAACACGGACTACCACGAGTGGAAGGCGCTGATCGCCGTCGCCGGCCTGCGCGACGCCCGGCTGCACGACGCGCGGCACACCGCGGCGACGGTGCTCCTACTGCTGGGCGTGCCCGACCGGACCGTGATGGGGATCATGGGCTGGTCGACGGACATGCGCCGCCGCTATCAGCACCTGACCGACCCCGTGCTGAAGGACGCGGCGGGGCGGCTCAACCGACTGCTGTGGGAAGGCCCGACGTCCGAGGAAACGGCCCAATGAGACCGGAACTGAGACCAGATGATCCACGGGCAGGTTCCGTGCTGCGGGCCTGCCCGTGGGATCAGCCTGGTACGCAAGGGCGGAGGACGGGGGATTCGAACCCCCGAGGGTGTGAACCCAACACGCTTTCCAAGCGTGCGCCCTAGGCCACTAGGCGAGTCCTCCGCCGACGAGACTACCGGATCGCGGGAGTAACGGGGCCAGCGGGCGACCACAGTCCAGCGGGGCCTCTCCCGGCAGATCTCGCGCGAGCCAAGCGAGGTCCGAGCGCCACCGACGGCGGGCTGGCGAGATCAGCGCCAGGCCGTGCGCGACGCGCGGCGCCCGCTCCCCGTCTCGCTGGCCACCGCACCGACCATGATCGCGGTTCGAGCCCTGGGACGGTCGCGGAAACGCCCTCGTCACGACCATCCCAGGGCCAGAACCGCGATCATGACCACACGAGAGCGCCGACCCACGGGCGAGCACAGGTCTAGGCCAGCCAGGCCCGCCGAATAGGCCAGCAGGGTCCGCTGGAGGGCGAAAAGGACGATCTAGGGACGACTGGCCCACCGGAGGGCGGGGCGTTCGCCGGGCTACGGCCGGCCGGAGGGCCCTGGAGCCCAGACGCCGAGATCAGCGCTGGCGGATCTCCCGCGTACCAGCCGAGGGCCTGGGCCCCGGCGTCAAGATCGGCGCTGGCGGGCTATGCTGCGTGGCAGACCCCTCGTGCGGCGTCATCCTCGTGAACCTCCCCAGGGCCGGAAGGCAGCAAGGATAAGCGGGCTCTGGCGGGTGTGCGGGGGGTCCTCTCGTTGACCGGCCGCCGGCCGGAAGGCCGGGCGAGTCCAGGCCTGCCTAGACTCGGCGCGGTGTTCGATTCGCCCGCTTCGTCCACCACGGCTGCTGGTGGCATCCAGTTGATGTTCCTGCTCAGCCCCGACGAGCTCGCGACGGCCGCCGCCTCGCGGATCCGGTCCCAGGTGCGGCGGATTCGCATCATCGCGGCAGTGGTCGTGCCCGTGGTTGTGCTGCTGGTCGGGGTATCGACGTCGCTTCCGGCCGCGATCGCCGTCGCCTTCGTGGGGGCGTTCTACTACTGCCTGATCTTCTGGCGGTTGTCGCCGCGGCGGGCCGGGCGGGCGGCGGTGCGCCGCCAGCTGGCCGACAACCCTTTCCTCACCGGCTCGTTCACGGTCGACGTCGAGCCTGCCGGAGTGCGGGTGCAGACCGCGACAAGCTCCGCGGCGTTCGCGTGGGCGCACTTCCCCTATCGGGCTCAGGCTGATGGCCTCATCCTGCTGCTGACCGGCCCCGGCCGGGGCGCCACGGGCCAGCCACTGCCGCTGCGGGCGGTCGCGGAGGCCCACCGGCCGCACCTGCTCGGCCTCCTGGCCGGACATACCCAGCTGATCAGCTGACCGGGGCCGCGGGGGACCCAGGGTCGGACGCCGGGAGACCTCGGCGGCAGGGCTCGTAGTGGCCCGGACGGACGCCCGCGGCAGGAGGGGACAATGGGCACCGCTCGCGACGTAGGCGAGCTGGTTGGGCCAGCCGGGGAGACGGGCGGGGAGACGGGCCAGTGAGCACAGCGCTGTACAACCGGTACCGGCCCGCGACATTCAGCCAGGTCGTGGGCCAGGAGCACGTGACCTCCGCCCTCATGCAGGCGCTGCGGACCGGGCGGCTACACCACGCCTACCTGTTCAGCGGCCCGCGTGGCTGTGGGAAGACGTCGTCGGCCCGGATCCTCGCCGCGTCGCTGAACTGCGAGAAGGGGCCGACCCCGGATCCGTGCGGGGTCTGCGACCAGTGCGTGTCGATCCGCACCGGCTCGTCGATGGACGTCACCGAGATCGACGCCGCCTCGCACGGTCTCGTCGACGACGCCCGTGACCTGCGCGAGAGGGCCTTCTTCGCGCCCGCGTCGGCCCGTTTCAAGATCTTCGTGGTGGACGAGGCGCACATGGTCACGGCAGCCGCGTTCAACGCGCTGCTCAAGGTCGTCGAGGAGCCGCCGTCCTACCTGAAGTTCGTCTTCGCCACCACCGAGCCAGACAAGGTGATCGCCACCATCCGGTCCCGCACGCACCACTACGCGTTCCGGCTGGTGCCGCCGGGGGTGCTACGCGACCACCTGGCCTCGGTGGCCGCGCAGGAGGGCGTCGACGTCGACCCGGCGGTGCTGCCGCTGGTGGTCCGGGCCGGCGCCGGCTCGGTGCGCGACTCGCTGTCGGTGCTCGATCAGCTGCTCGCCGGCGCCGGCTCGGACGGGCTGCGTTACGACCGCGCGGTGGCCCTGCTCGGCATGACCGACGGCGTGCTGTTGGACGAGACCGTCGACGCGCTGGCGGCTCGGGACGGCGCGACCCTGTTCACCGTCGTCGACAAGGTCGTCGGCTCGGGGCACGACCCGCGTCGGTTCACCGCCGACCTGCTCGACCGGATGCGCGACCTGATCATGATCAAGGCGGTGCCGGACGCGGTCGAGCGGGGGCTGCTGGATGCATTCTCCGCCGACCAGATCGAGCGGATGAAGGCGCAGGCCGGCCGGGTCGGCCCGGCCGAGCTGTCCCGGACCGCGGACGTGCTGCACGCCGGCCTCGCGGAGATGCGAGGGACGGCCAGCCCGCGGCTGTTGCTCGAGCTGGTCGTGGCGCGGGCCCTCCTTCCCGCCGCCGCGGCAGGAGATCCGGCCGCCCTGCTGACCCGGCTGGAACGGCTGGAGCGCGGCCTCGCCGCCGGCCCGCCGCCGGCAGCCGCCGCGGCGCGGGCCGGGGGCCCGCTCACCCCCGCCGGGCCAGGTGCCCCGGACGTGCCGCCCGCCCCCGCGAGACCGCCCGCCCCCGCCGCCGAGCCTGCCGGGTCGCCCCGGCAGGACACGTCATGGGCGCAGCCCCCGGCGGCCCCGGCCGGACCGATGCCCGCGCCCGCGGCCCAGCCGTCCGCCGCCCAGCAGGCCGGCGGCTGGAGCGGCGGCCCGAGCACGTCACCCGGCCGGCCAGGTGGCCCGCCTCCCCCAGCCCCACAGACACCACCAGCCCCACAGGCGCCAGCCCCTCAGGCGCCAGCCGCCCAGCCGGCGGTCGCCCAGCCGGCCCCTGCCGCGGCCGGTGGCGAGGGCGCCGAGGCGGCCACCGTGCGGGCCGTGTGGGACCAGGTGCTCGCGGCGACCCGGCGGCGTAAGCAGACGACGTTCGCCCTGCTCACCGAGTACGCCAGCGTCCTTGACGCCCGCGGCGGCGAGCTGTTCCTCGC is a genomic window of Pseudofrankia inefficax containing:
- a CDS encoding DNA polymerase III subunit gamma and tau, which translates into the protein MSTALYNRYRPATFSQVVGQEHVTSALMQALRTGRLHHAYLFSGPRGCGKTSSARILAASLNCEKGPTPDPCGVCDQCVSIRTGSSMDVTEIDAASHGLVDDARDLRERAFFAPASARFKIFVVDEAHMVTAAAFNALLKVVEEPPSYLKFVFATTEPDKVIATIRSRTHHYAFRLVPPGVLRDHLASVAAQEGVDVDPAVLPLVVRAGAGSVRDSLSVLDQLLAGAGSDGLRYDRAVALLGMTDGVLLDETVDALAARDGATLFTVVDKVVGSGHDPRRFTADLLDRMRDLIMIKAVPDAVERGLLDAFSADQIERMKAQAGRVGPAELSRTADVLHAGLAEMRGTASPRLLLELVVARALLPAAAAGDPAALLTRLERLERGLAAGPPPAAAAARAGGPLTPAGPGAPDVPPAPARPPAPAAEPAGSPRQDTSWAQPPAAPAGPMPAPAAQPSAAQQAGGWSGGPSTSPGRPGGPPPPAPQTPPAPQAPAPQAPAAQPAVAQPAPAAAGGEGAEAATVRAVWDQVLAATRRRKQTTFALLTEYASVLDARGGELFLAFSAPRIAQMFGQGSHIDVLCEALAEQLGGGWRVTIGEPGGGRPAGGSRGGPNRPPVAPSGGGFPSASGGRPNPTPPPNSTPRPPAGFTPATPGGGLASQTSGGFDTAASLGGGAPSGLGTGGAAALGGYGSGGGPGGGPVSSASGPAVATAVRGPLGPGLDASAGSPHQAQVAPGAGHPGIGTSAYAHQAGASLAGAPSGGGIVPLGGHLGGAAPAAADLATAGVAAPSTADEPSLDDDDAPAHAGSTLSGEAAAMELLRVGLGATVMEQRGAS